Proteins from a genomic interval of Oceanibaculum indicum P24:
- a CDS encoding TAXI family TRAP transporter solute-binding subunit, which yields MKITALHGRIASVLGVAVALGLTAGAASAQQRLAMGGTHGNSAFYAYQVAVVSDWNKAVPGVNISVQELGGASASTTALMRGEVDMGIAVTSSDFATMKGKDGAKLRTLYYFAPLPANWVVSADSGVNSLADLAGKQFNPGGRGSATEKQAEAILQLLGINAELHRAGGSDALDAYQNRRIVGFMKAGLHPDGYIQQAHASRPIKLLPMTEEQAKKIAAEYPYFSVAKSRPGENYGAQPAELVTVQTAIGINTTDALPEAVAYEIAKRIFSADGMAAAKAGYPAADRANPQELTLEASVAPLHPGVARFYKEKGIAVPDRLMAK from the coding sequence ATGAAGATCACCGCACTCCACGGTCGCATTGCGTCCGTTCTCGGCGTTGCCGTGGCGCTGGGCCTGACCGCCGGCGCCGCCAGCGCACAGCAGCGCCTGGCCATGGGCGGCACGCACGGCAATTCCGCCTTCTACGCCTATCAGGTCGCCGTCGTCTCCGACTGGAACAAGGCGGTGCCGGGCGTGAACATCAGCGTGCAGGAGCTGGGCGGCGCCTCGGCCTCCACCACCGCGCTGATGCGCGGCGAGGTCGATATGGGCATCGCCGTCACCTCCAGCGATTTCGCGACGATGAAGGGCAAGGATGGCGCCAAGCTGCGCACGCTCTACTACTTCGCGCCGCTGCCGGCCAACTGGGTGGTGTCCGCCGATTCCGGCGTGAACAGCCTGGCCGACCTGGCCGGCAAGCAGTTCAACCCGGGCGGCCGCGGTTCGGCCACCGAGAAGCAGGCCGAGGCCATCCTGCAGCTGCTGGGCATCAATGCCGAGCTGCACCGCGCCGGCGGGTCCGACGCGCTGGACGCCTATCAGAACCGCCGCATCGTCGGCTTCATGAAGGCCGGCCTGCACCCCGATGGCTACATCCAGCAGGCGCACGCCTCGCGGCCGATCAAGCTGCTGCCGATGACTGAGGAGCAGGCCAAGAAGATCGCCGCCGAATATCCCTATTTCAGCGTCGCCAAGAGCCGCCCCGGCGAGAATTACGGCGCCCAGCCGGCGGAGCTGGTGACGGTGCAGACCGCCATCGGCATCAACACCACCGATGCCCTGCCGGAAGCTGTGGCCTACGAGATCGCCAAGCGCATCTTCTCCGCCGACGGCATGGCGGCGGCCAAGGCCGGCTATCCCGCCGCCGACCGCGCCAACCCGCAGGAGCTGACGCTGGAAGCCTCGGTCGCGCCGCTGCATCCCGGCGTCGCGCGCTTCTACAAGGAAAAGGGCATCGCCGTGCCCGACCGGCTGATGGCCAAGTAA
- a CDS encoding IclR family transcriptional regulator, producing MAGQDAVKTAARTLDLLEVFAKARGPLSLTEIAQRINTPISSCHSLVRTLQARGYVYVLDSRKRVYPTKRLLAVASAIARHDPLLEKLAPILEDLRRDTGETVLLGKRQDDHVTYLEVIEGTHIVRYTSSPGDTKPLHSSTIGKATLGLMEPADRAAMVTRIELPRVTPNTVTDRAALLEEIERSAARGWYETRGENIADVMAISVSFRILDEGLGVALAGPISRMTENFDAYLARLKQAQAAFEALNAAFEGR from the coding sequence ATGGCCGGTCAGGATGCCGTGAAGACGGCGGCGCGCACGCTGGATCTGCTGGAGGTTTTCGCGAAGGCGCGCGGTCCGCTGTCGCTGACGGAAATCGCCCAGCGCATCAACACGCCGATCAGCAGCTGCCATTCGCTGGTCCGAACGCTGCAGGCGCGCGGCTATGTTTATGTGCTGGACAGCCGCAAGCGGGTCTATCCGACCAAGCGGCTGCTGGCGGTCGCCAGCGCCATTGCCCGGCACGATCCGCTGCTGGAGAAGCTGGCCCCGATCCTGGAGGATCTGCGCCGCGATACCGGCGAGACCGTGCTGCTGGGCAAGCGGCAGGACGATCATGTCACCTATCTGGAGGTGATCGAGGGCACCCATATCGTGCGCTACACCTCCAGCCCCGGCGACACCAAGCCGCTGCATTCCAGCACCATCGGCAAGGCGACGCTGGGCCTGATGGAACCAGCCGACCGGGCAGCGATGGTCACCCGTATCGAATTGCCGCGCGTCACCCCCAACACGGTGACCGACCGTGCGGCGCTGCTGGAGGAGATCGAGCGTTCCGCCGCCCGCGGCTGGTACGAGACACGCGGCGAGAACATCGCCGACGTCATGGCGATCTCGGTCTCCTTCCGCATTCTCGACGAAGGGCTGGGCGTGGCGCTGGCCGGCCCGATCTCCCGCATGACGGAGAATTTCGACGCCTATCTCGCCCGGCTGAAACAGGCGCAGGCAGCGTTCGAGGCGCTGAACGCGGCGTTCGAGGGGCGGTAG
- a CDS encoding TauD/TfdA dioxygenase family protein, whose protein sequence is MAQLQPKAQPKPVFHPQLDIRKIAGACGAEILGIDLSVAPDAETVAALRQAFLDHQVIFFRDHDLTPAQFLQMAKLFGQPIEYPFVTGLDGFPEIIQVAKLEHEKSNFGGIWHADTTYLERPPMGTMLIARELPPYGGDTLFANQYMAYEALSDGMKALLDGLIAINSSAKADVTKTREDRIKDSGSKEAGKTYLSEHPAVRTHPETGRKALYVNVAHTVAFKGMTEEESAPILNFLFQHQVKPEFTCRFVWRPGSIAFWDNRCVQHNPVNDYHGFRRIMHRITLAGDTPR, encoded by the coding sequence GTGGCCCAGCTCCAGCCCAAAGCCCAACCCAAGCCCGTCTTCCATCCTCAGCTCGACATCCGCAAGATCGCCGGTGCCTGCGGTGCCGAAATCCTGGGCATTGATCTGTCGGTCGCCCCGGATGCCGAAACGGTGGCGGCGCTGCGCCAGGCCTTCCTCGACCATCAGGTGATCTTCTTCCGCGACCACGACCTGACGCCGGCGCAATTCCTGCAAATGGCGAAGCTCTTTGGCCAGCCCATCGAATATCCCTTCGTGACGGGGCTGGACGGCTTTCCGGAGATCATCCAGGTCGCCAAGCTGGAGCATGAGAAGAGCAATTTCGGCGGTATCTGGCACGCCGACACGACCTATCTGGAACGCCCGCCGATGGGCACCATGCTGATTGCGCGCGAGCTGCCGCCCTATGGCGGCGACACGCTGTTCGCCAACCAGTACATGGCTTATGAGGCGCTGTCGGACGGCATGAAGGCGCTGCTGGACGGGCTGATCGCCATCAACAGCTCGGCCAAGGCGGACGTCACTAAGACCCGCGAGGACCGGATCAAGGACAGCGGCTCGAAAGAAGCCGGCAAGACCTATCTGTCGGAGCATCCGGCGGTGCGCACCCATCCGGAGACCGGGCGCAAGGCGCTCTATGTGAATGTCGCGCACACCGTCGCCTTCAAGGGCATGACGGAGGAGGAGAGCGCGCCGATCCTGAATTTCCTGTTCCAGCATCAGGTGAAGCCGGAATTCACCTGCCGCTTTGTCTGGCGGCCGGGCTCCATCGCCTTCTGGGACAATCGCTGCGTCCAGCACAATCCGGTGAATGATTATCACGGCTTCCGCCGCATCATGCACCGCATTACCCTGGCCGGCGACACGCCGCGATAG
- a CDS encoding formylglycine-generating enzyme family protein: protein MSRPALAEMQPVGGFEIDRTEVTVGAFRQFVTATGTVTAAERRGGGEVYEAGWTRKPGWTWQAPFGVPAGDDEPAVHVTYAEAEAYCRWAGKRLPTDAEWLEAAYTERRASPPSPFETGRTYLYPTGATPNGANCLGDCGPTPAIDHTSRLTRGIGHAPAGSTKPGVNGLYDMGANAWEWVDGDLGGGQKITRGGSWWYGAVQMHRDHTAGKPPETAVVYIGFRCARSR, encoded by the coding sequence ATGAGCCGCCCGGCTCTGGCTGAGATGCAGCCCGTCGGCGGCTTCGAGATCGACCGCACCGAGGTGACGGTCGGCGCCTTCCGCCAGTTCGTCACCGCGACCGGAACCGTGACGGCGGCGGAGCGGCGCGGCGGCGGCGAGGTCTATGAGGCCGGCTGGACCAGGAAGCCGGGATGGACGTGGCAGGCGCCGTTCGGCGTGCCCGCTGGCGATGACGAACCCGCCGTCCATGTCACCTACGCGGAGGCCGAGGCCTATTGCCGCTGGGCCGGCAAGCGCCTGCCGACCGATGCCGAATGGCTGGAAGCTGCCTATACGGAGCGCCGCGCCAGCCCGCCATCCCCGTTCGAGACCGGCCGCACCTACCTCTACCCCACCGGCGCCACGCCGAACGGCGCCAACTGCCTGGGCGATTGCGGGCCGACGCCGGCCATCGACCACACCAGCCGGCTGACACGCGGCATCGGCCATGCGCCGGCGGGCAGCACGAAACCCGGCGTAAACGGCCTGTACGATATGGGCGCCAATGCCTGGGAATGGGTGGATGGCGATCTGGGCGGCGGGCAGAAGATCACGCGCGGCGGGTCCTGGTGGTATGGGGCGGTTCAGATGCACCGCGACCACACCGCCGGCAAGCCGCCGGAGACCGCCGTCGTCTATATCGGCTTCCGCTGCGCCCGAAGCCGCTAA
- a CDS encoding sensor histidine kinase has translation MAMTALSVSEDRRYSLRRTAFREAGLGVLAGLLLIALLEWSFSDVALQNAKADVRDEVNELRADIQQVLSRDVQLMRGVVGYVRAAPDLTQEDFELLARDMLEGAADHVRNMALARDLRISHMYPIAGNEAAIGLDYRSNMAQWPAVERAVRERRTVIAGPISLAQGGVGLVARLPVFLRHNGEEHGTLWGVASTVIDFVELMERVRYDDYATDYRLALVGRDGDALNNEIIWGDTGIRQYDPVALEVVVPEGSWRILAAPHDGWPALTPYFPYFVAAGLLAMLAAAFSALVRYRLALERGRTERELLEAMRRAEMANAAKSDFLANMSHELRTPLNAIIGFSSLLETAPPGSKISGKTPEYAGDIRKSGEFLLSLINDILDLTRIERGQPDLHIERFDAIPIARRCVQQFAAEFDAAGMILSDDTGFDPVWVRADRRALQQIISNLLSNALKYAGRGALVSLSIAPPKGGKVGIIVRDTGPGIPTEAVERIMEPFVQLAPPTARAAGGVGLGLSICKSLSAAMDGRFVIASAPGEGMTATLTLPAG, from the coding sequence ATGGCAATGACCGCGCTGTCCGTGTCTGAGGACAGGCGGTATAGCCTGCGCCGGACGGCATTCCGGGAAGCGGGCCTGGGCGTGCTCGCCGGGCTGTTGCTCATCGCGCTGCTGGAATGGTCCTTTTCGGATGTGGCGCTGCAGAATGCAAAGGCGGATGTCAGGGACGAGGTTAATGAGCTGCGGGCCGACATCCAGCAGGTGCTGAGCCGCGACGTGCAGCTGATGCGCGGTGTCGTCGGCTATGTGCGCGCGGCCCCCGACCTGACGCAGGAGGATTTCGAGCTGCTGGCCAGGGACATGCTGGAAGGGGCTGCCGACCATGTGCGCAATATGGCGTTGGCCCGCGATCTGCGGATCAGCCACATGTACCCCATCGCCGGCAATGAAGCGGCCATCGGGCTGGATTACCGCAGCAACATGGCGCAATGGCCCGCCGTCGAGAGGGCGGTCCGGGAGCGGCGAACGGTTATTGCCGGCCCCATCAGCCTGGCACAGGGCGGTGTCGGGCTGGTCGCCCGCTTGCCCGTTTTCCTGCGGCACAATGGCGAGGAGCACGGCACGCTCTGGGGTGTCGCCTCGACGGTGATCGATTTCGTGGAGCTGATGGAGCGGGTCCGCTACGACGATTACGCAACCGATTACCGTCTGGCGCTGGTCGGTCGCGATGGCGATGCGCTGAATAACGAGATCATCTGGGGTGATACCGGTATCCGGCAATATGACCCGGTCGCGCTGGAGGTCGTCGTGCCGGAAGGCAGCTGGCGCATCCTCGCGGCTCCGCATGACGGGTGGCCGGCCCTCACCCCCTATTTCCCCTATTTCGTGGCGGCTGGTCTGCTGGCCATGCTGGCGGCGGCGTTTTCCGCGCTGGTGCGCTACCGGCTGGCGCTGGAACGCGGCCGCACCGAGCGCGAACTGCTGGAGGCGATGCGCCGAGCGGAGATGGCAAATGCGGCGAAGTCCGACTTCCTGGCCAATATGAGCCATGAGCTGCGCACACCGCTGAATGCCATCATCGGCTTCAGCTCGCTGCTGGAAACGGCACCGCCGGGCAGCAAGATATCGGGCAAGACGCCGGAATATGCCGGCGACATCCGCAAGAGCGGCGAATTCCTGCTGTCGCTCATCAACGATATACTTGATCTCACGCGCATTGAGCGGGGCCAGCCGGACCTGCATATCGAACGGTTCGACGCGATTCCCATCGCCCGTCGCTGCGTCCAGCAGTTCGCCGCCGAGTTCGACGCCGCCGGCATGATCCTCTCCGACGATACCGGCTTCGATCCGGTCTGGGTCCGCGCCGACCGCCGCGCGCTGCAGCAGATCATCAGCAACCTCCTGTCCAATGCGCTTAAATATGCTGGCCGGGGCGCACTGGTCTCCCTTTCCATCGCGCCGCCAAAGGGCGGGAAGGTCGGCATCATCGTCCGCGATACCGGCCCCGGTATTCCGACGGAGGCGGTGGAGCGCATCATGGAGCCCTTCGTGCAGCTTGCCCCGCCCACCGCGCGGGCCGCCGGCGGTGTCGGCCTCGGGCTGTCGATCTGCAAGTCGCTGTCGGCCGCGATGGATGGACGGTTCGTTATCGCCAGCGCACCCGGCGAGGGCATGACCGCGACGCTGACGCTGCCGGCGGGGTAA
- the rnk gene encoding nucleoside diphosphate kinase regulator — protein sequence MSISVKKRRKPAITMGIEANRRLSNLAMAIEERMPEIADALLQELDRARLVPDAKLPDKVVRLGSTVEFATNGDQPRRITLVMPAEADIAQGRISIATPIGVALIGLSEGQSMTAHARDGRENLLTVMKVSAPQPAEAG from the coding sequence ATGTCGATTTCCGTAAAGAAGCGCCGCAAGCCGGCGATTACCATGGGCATTGAAGCTAACCGCCGCCTCAGCAACCTCGCCATGGCGATCGAGGAGCGCATGCCGGAGATCGCCGATGCCCTGCTGCAGGAGCTGGACCGTGCCCGGCTGGTGCCGGATGCGAAGCTGCCGGACAAGGTCGTGCGGCTGGGCAGCACGGTGGAGTTCGCCACCAATGGCGACCAGCCCCGGCGCATCACGCTGGTCATGCCCGCCGAGGCGGATATCGCGCAGGGGCGCATCTCCATCGCCACGCCCATCGGTGTTGCGCTGATCGGCCTGTCCGAAGGCCAGTCGATGACGGCGCATGCGCGCGACGGGCGGGAAAACCTGCTGACGGTGATGAAGGTGTCCGCGCCGCAACCGGCGGAGGCCGGCTGA
- a CDS encoding DUF4402 domain-containing protein, with protein sequence MAAIALSGAVAAFACPAGFLPAAAQTVVELDPLSFGTFVVPSNAAVSTLTVPLNGSVSTTGSIIALTQGIAGRYRVGGLPGNAIVDIDITAAPLFGPALPPSQYFQITAFDHPPTVTTNASGTATFRLGATLSTSGSGVPYTDSTYTGTIDVTVTLQ encoded by the coding sequence ATGGCCGCCATCGCCTTATCCGGGGCGGTGGCGGCTTTCGCCTGTCCGGCCGGATTTTTACCAGCCGCCGCCCAGACCGTGGTGGAGCTGGACCCGCTGAGCTTCGGCACCTTCGTCGTGCCGTCGAACGCGGCGGTCAGTACGCTCACGGTGCCGCTGAACGGCTCGGTCTCCACTACCGGCAGCATCATCGCGCTGACGCAGGGCATAGCCGGCCGCTACCGGGTTGGTGGCCTGCCGGGCAACGCCATTGTCGATATCGACATCACGGCGGCCCCGCTGTTCGGCCCGGCCCTGCCACCCAGCCAGTATTTCCAGATCACCGCCTTCGACCATCCGCCGACCGTCACCACCAATGCCAGCGGGACAGCGACCTTCCGGCTGGGGGCGACGCTGTCCACCTCGGGCAGTGGCGTGCCTTACACGGACAGCACCTATACCGGCACCATCGACGTCACGGTAACGCTGCAATAG
- a CDS encoding fimbrial biogenesis chaperone, with the protein MRGLSLLFFLLISLALLLPAPAAADLLITPKRLVLDSQSRDGIFRLVNTSDRAQSYELVWQQLRMNEMGTLDDMGENAAGAASRLLLLAPTRVTLQPGERQTVRLTPRLPEGLPEGEYMSHLLFRPVTPPPPPSSVTGQGAEMQLAVRVGFSIPVFLRHGNLSAQAAIRPIGIDANGVTVEMRREGTASIFGNLSMFWGQPGRDGLQVGRLDSVAIYANLTQRTVTVPFDPASGVTVGAGLLMVRYTDPDSNAVLAESTVRLE; encoded by the coding sequence ATGCGCGGACTCTCCCTTCTGTTCTTTCTTCTTATCTCCCTGGCCCTGCTGCTGCCAGCACCGGCTGCCGCCGATCTGCTGATCACCCCGAAGCGCCTCGTGCTCGACAGCCAGAGCCGCGACGGCATCTTCCGGCTGGTGAACACCAGCGATCGCGCCCAGAGCTACGAACTGGTCTGGCAGCAATTGCGCATGAACGAGATGGGAACCCTGGACGATATGGGCGAGAACGCCGCCGGGGCTGCCAGCCGGCTGCTGCTGCTGGCGCCGACACGGGTAACGCTGCAGCCGGGCGAGCGGCAGACGGTACGGCTGACCCCGCGCCTGCCGGAAGGTCTGCCGGAGGGCGAGTACATGTCGCACCTGCTGTTCCGCCCGGTCACACCGCCGCCGCCGCCGAGCAGCGTCACCGGGCAGGGGGCGGAGATGCAGCTTGCCGTGCGCGTCGGCTTCTCGATCCCGGTCTTCCTGCGCCATGGCAACCTGTCCGCCCAGGCCGCCATCCGCCCCATCGGCATCGACGCTAATGGCGTGACTGTCGAAATGCGCCGCGAAGGCACGGCCAGCATCTTCGGCAATCTGTCGATGTTCTGGGGCCAGCCAGGCCGGGACGGGCTACAGGTCGGTCGGCTCGACAGCGTTGCCATCTACGCCAACCTCACCCAGCGCACGGTGACCGTGCCGTTCGACCCGGCCAGCGGCGTCACCGTTGGGGCCGGGCTGCTGATGGTCCGATATACCGACCCGGACAGCAATGCGGTGCTGGCCGAATCGACCGTCCGCCTGGAATGA
- a CDS encoding MSCRAMM family protein: MRGEGRYRVTGGGVILAALLSVTGSAAANTTDPMEKLLRDFYQRVAPVYGAPQPAGQPTTQPDAPPHLPDAAPALRTVPADPGRLARPASTGASRVPDGTVLLLTVRIDRDRLVEPLMVVTEGNGFRVDLGSFVQAFEFPILVDAGQGRAEGWFISPDNDFRLDLGAGTVTSRGQTRALRAGEVVRSDGALMIGDWVLKEWFGLEATPNLADLELRIEADELLPFQQRQRREQRFTQRQSYSTPRATLPPAPEGRPLVGPPVVDLLASSRLTGGDNQETRVGGNYAATVGAGLLGGAFAAYLSGDENEPLSSARANLSYYDPDGLAGLGLVTQARFGDISGFATTLLAPSASGQGVYLSNLPVGAQLRSDATTISGDALPGYDVELYRDEQLVGFQRVGENGQYIFENVELFAGENRFRIVRYGPQGQIEEETRTVTAGGEIGGVPLTYQFAASMIDDGPDEGALQSSLATRLAVGGGVAVLASAGTTEYRGERVSDALLGGQYRVGTFLMEGLAGRDTLGRTLGRAAVQTRIGTDSLRFSHEVRPESLRPELGNRRRTEIALSGYVQGPVLGLPYLRYTVGAEDVSDSVVEEARSLTGKLGTQIGRFTLNNDLLWTQSKERPTEFRAGREGTDLNVVHQASFPLGQLRNRFRLGYRAAPDFEMTEFQANSLWLIERDFTAEMDVRHRFETDLTRVQARLNYDMGSVVLSPRLSYDNNGVYGAFLDLRLSTGIEPMTGNVRMQSRPAANDGSIAVQVFLDENENGVFDPGEEQLEGVEVQALQARRSALTDSTGIAILRNVQPFETSDVRIIPSTLPETHLQPGVEGYSARLLPGGTQNMILPVVRSWTVEGRALSTTAQGEAVPLPGIDVVVMDRDSGEVVASTTTLGDGSYSITGLRQGSYRISLSAESLGSRLAPAYARPLLTDVRETTYHAVDLLAVEPGAPAHYPPLRRASGPGPLMLPLGASASDIRTPEPEASRQVIAVRVGQYRSRLALVMGWSELVERTGPLLAGLVPVLSPSEEARLLADRTSLFPLRLGPLVNRDAAELLCDLLRQIGRSCVPALVDWQEDRIAEHPPAALKAASATR; this comes from the coding sequence ATGCGGGGGGAGGGCCGATATCGGGTAACCGGCGGCGGGGTAATCCTCGCCGCGCTGCTGTCCGTTACCGGTTCCGCCGCCGCCAACACGACCGATCCGATGGAAAAGCTGCTCCGCGACTTCTATCAGCGCGTGGCACCGGTCTATGGTGCCCCTCAACCTGCTGGGCAACCCACCACCCAACCTGATGCGCCGCCGCACCTGCCGGATGCCGCCCCGGCCCTGCGGACGGTACCGGCTGATCCGGGCCGCCTGGCGCGTCCCGCCTCCACCGGCGCCAGCCGGGTGCCGGACGGCACGGTACTGCTGCTAACCGTGCGTATCGATCGGGACCGGCTGGTGGAGCCGCTGATGGTCGTGACCGAGGGCAACGGCTTCCGGGTCGATCTGGGCAGCTTCGTGCAGGCCTTCGAATTCCCGATCCTGGTCGATGCCGGGCAGGGCCGCGCCGAGGGCTGGTTCATCAGCCCGGACAATGATTTCCGACTCGACCTTGGGGCTGGAACCGTAACCAGCCGGGGGCAGACACGGGCGCTGCGCGCGGGGGAGGTGGTGCGCAGCGACGGCGCGTTGATGATCGGCGACTGGGTGCTGAAAGAATGGTTCGGGCTGGAGGCGACGCCCAATCTGGCCGATCTGGAATTGCGCATCGAGGCGGATGAACTGCTACCCTTCCAGCAGCGCCAGCGCCGCGAGCAGCGCTTCACCCAGCGCCAGAGCTATTCGACGCCGCGCGCCACCCTGCCGCCGGCACCGGAAGGGCGGCCGCTGGTCGGCCCGCCGGTTGTCGATCTGTTGGCCTCCAGCCGGCTGACCGGCGGCGACAATCAGGAAACCCGGGTTGGCGGTAACTACGCCGCTACCGTCGGCGCGGGGCTGCTGGGCGGAGCCTTCGCTGCCTATCTGTCGGGTGACGAGAATGAGCCGCTGTCCTCCGCCCGCGCCAACCTGTCCTATTACGATCCGGACGGGCTGGCTGGCCTCGGCCTCGTGACGCAGGCGCGGTTCGGCGATATCTCCGGCTTTGCCACCACGCTGCTGGCCCCCAGCGCCAGCGGTCAGGGCGTTTATCTCAGCAACCTGCCGGTCGGCGCGCAGCTGCGCAGCGACGCCACCACGATCAGCGGCGATGCGTTGCCCGGCTATGATGTGGAGCTGTACCGCGACGAGCAGCTGGTCGGCTTCCAGCGGGTCGGCGAGAACGGCCAATATATCTTCGAGAATGTGGAACTGTTCGCCGGCGAGAATCGCTTCCGCATCGTGCGCTACGGCCCGCAGGGGCAGATCGAGGAGGAAACCCGCACGGTCACTGCCGGCGGCGAGATTGGCGGCGTGCCGCTGACCTACCAGTTCGCCGCCTCGATGATCGATGACGGGCCGGACGAGGGCGCGCTGCAATCCAGCCTGGCGACCCGCCTGGCCGTCGGCGGCGGAGTGGCCGTGCTGGCCAGCGCCGGCACCACCGAATATCGCGGCGAACGCGTCAGTGACGCCCTTCTGGGCGGGCAATATCGCGTCGGCACCTTCCTGATGGAGGGGCTGGCGGGGCGCGATACGCTGGGCCGGACACTCGGCCGTGCCGCCGTGCAGACGCGCATCGGTACGGATTCGCTTCGCTTCAGCCATGAGGTGCGGCCTGAATCGCTGCGCCCGGAACTGGGCAACCGCCGACGCACGGAGATCGCGCTGAGCGGCTATGTGCAGGGGCCGGTGCTGGGCCTGCCCTATCTGCGCTATACGGTGGGGGCGGAGGATGTCAGCGATTCGGTCGTGGAAGAGGCGCGCTCCCTGACCGGCAAGCTGGGCACCCAAATCGGCCGCTTCACCCTGAACAACGACCTGCTGTGGACACAAAGCAAGGAACGTCCGACGGAGTTTCGCGCCGGTCGCGAGGGCACGGACCTGAATGTGGTGCATCAGGCCAGCTTCCCGCTTGGCCAGCTGCGCAACCGGTTCCGCCTCGGCTACCGCGCCGCGCCGGATTTCGAGATGACCGAGTTCCAGGCCAATTCGCTGTGGCTGATCGAGCGGGACTTCACCGCCGAGATGGATGTCCGCCACCGTTTCGAGACTGACCTGACCCGCGTGCAGGCGCGGCTGAACTACGATATGGGCAGCGTCGTGCTCAGCCCGCGCCTAAGTTACGACAATAACGGCGTCTATGGCGCCTTCCTGGACCTGCGCCTGTCCACCGGCATCGAGCCGATGACCGGCAATGTCAGGATGCAGAGCCGCCCCGCCGCCAATGACGGCTCCATCGCCGTGCAGGTGTTCCTGGACGAGAACGAGAATGGCGTGTTCGACCCCGGCGAGGAACAGCTGGAAGGGGTGGAGGTGCAGGCGCTGCAGGCGCGCCGTTCGGCACTGACCGATTCGACCGGCATCGCCATCCTGCGCAATGTCCAGCCCTTCGAGACCAGCGATGTGCGCATCATCCCCTCGACCCTGCCGGAAACCCACCTGCAGCCGGGTGTGGAGGGCTATTCCGCACGGCTGCTGCCCGGCGGCACGCAGAACATGATCCTGCCGGTGGTGCGCAGCTGGACAGTGGAGGGCCGGGCGCTCAGCACCACCGCACAGGGCGAGGCGGTGCCGCTGCCGGGCATTGACGTTGTCGTCATGGACCGCGACAGCGGGGAGGTGGTTGCCAGCACCACGACGCTGGGCGATGGCAGCTACAGCATTACCGGGCTGCGTCAGGGCAGCTACCGCATATCCCTGTCGGCGGAGTCGCTGGGCAGCCGGCTGGCTCCCGCCTATGCCCGGCCGCTGCTGACCGATGTGCGGGAGACCACCTATCACGCGGTCGATCTGCTGGCCGTCGAGCCGGGAGCCCCGGCCCATTATCCGCCGCTGCGCCGCGCCAGCGGGCCGGGGCCGCTGATGCTGCCGCTGGGCGCCAGTGCGTCCGACATCAGGACGCCAGAACCGGAGGCATCCCGCCAGGTGATCGCGGTGCGTGTCGGCCAATACCGATCCCGCTTGGCGCTGGTCATGGGCTGGTCGGAGCTGGTGGAGCGCACCGGCCCGCTGCTGGCCGGGCTGGTGCCGGTGCTGTCGCCCAGCGAGGAAGCCCGGCTGCTGGCCGACCGCACCTCGCTGTTCCCGCTGCGGCTGGGGCCGCTGGTTAACCGTGACGCGGCGGAGCTGCTGTGCGATCTGCTGCGCCAGATCGGTCGGTCCTGCGTGCCGGCGCTGGTGGACTGGCAGGAAGACCGCATCGCCGAGCATCCGCCCGCCGCGCTGAAAGCCGCCAGCGCCACGCGGTGA